From the Lathyrus oleraceus cultivar Zhongwan6 chromosome 4, CAAS_Psat_ZW6_1.0, whole genome shotgun sequence genome, one window contains:
- the LOC127136539 gene encoding uncharacterized protein LOC127136539, translating to MKSFPIQPYPHAPTKKDNVRHYARFLDIFSWLHINIPFSEALEQMPRYAKFIKDILTKKRRLGNIEVKHTKMTLRLDDKSIVRPSGIAEDVLGKVDKFLFPTDFVMMDIEEDDDAPLILGRSFMKTAKMVIFVDYGLMKVRVQD from the exons ATGAAGAGTTTCCCAATACAaccttatcctcatgctcctaCCAAGAAAGACAATGTGAGGCATTATGCAAGGTTTTTAGATATATTTAGTTGGTTGCATATAAATATTCCATTTTCTGAAGCTCTTGAACAAATGCCAAGATATGCTAAGTTCATAAAGGATATTCTCACGAAGAAAAGGAG GTTAGGTAACATTGAAGTTAAACATACAAAGATGACACTTCGGTTGGATGACAAATCTATCGTCCGTCCATCAGGAATAGCTGAAGATGTTTTGGGTAAGGTGGACAAGTTCTTATTTCCAACTGATTTTGTTATGATGGATAttgaagaggatgatgatgcaCCTTTGATTTTAGGTCGATCGTTCATGAAAACCGCCAAAATGGTGATATTTGTTGATTATGGATTGATGAAGGTTCGTGTCCAAGATTAA